The region AAGTTATGCATTCAACATTTTGTGAATGCTTTTGCCAAGTTGGTGCGAAAGAACTTGAAATTAACTGAAATAGATTATCCAACCGTGGCATTGTTTCTGAATGGTAAAACAACTGCAAGGGAGGTCTGAAGTCGAATAgcctgtttggtcaagcttctaaaatcagcttattttgaagtttatgtttttcaaaaatatttttcaaaaaaatactttttgtgagaagcagtttgtgtttgaccaatcaatttcaaaagcacttttgggcaaaagctaGCGTTTGactaaacttttaaaaagtgcttcctatgtgtatttttctcaaaaatgctTTTAAAAAACGGCTGCTTAGTTGAGCCGCACCACGGAATCAAGAGCTCCAAGTGGGCCATTAATGGTAAGCAGAACTAGCGATGCGGGATAAACCGGAAGCCGGTTATCAGCCTAAAGGTTTCCTAGCCGAGGGAAAAGAAGATCATGTATGCCAACTGAAGAAatctttgtatggtttgaagCAACCCCCTAGACAATGGTACAAGAGGTTTGATGCTACTCCttaaaaacatttattttctctcaaaagttTGGCTAAACACctctcttttttaaaataagtacttttggccTCCAAAAGCTTGGCCTAATAGGCTATAAGTTTATGCTTTTACTCGAGCTAAAATTTGCCCTATTTGTGAATTATAATCCTGTTAGGTCTCAGTAGTTCCCCAAGTTGATGGTCATCAAAGTTGCTCTGAGCTGAAGAGCAGTGTTCATTCTTTGAACTGGTTAATGTAACGTCTTAGTTTAGCATGCTTAATCGTCTAAGGACCAGAGTTATGGTTAGTTTTCCTTGTTATCTTAAGGACTAAGTTGATCTCTCAGAAACTCTGGTGCATTTAGTTTTGAGGTTGCATGCTGTTGACACTATATGGTTCAAGATCTGGTGATGGCTCTAGCACTTACAGTCCGTTGCATTTAGTCTATGTTGCTAGGACACTTCTAAATATCACCAGGTCTGTCTCGGATCCGATACGGGTGCGGCAATACTTTTGGAAGGTCCGAGAAACATAAATTTTAGTATAACCATACCTTGAACTTCAAAACTAATATTAGTCACTTTTTGGTCTTTGGTTAACTCTTATTCAtgttatgttgaattttgtgcTAGGCCTTGAGGGTACATAACTTCTATTATGGACAAGGGGCAGACAGCACAGGTGTTCCAACCAAGTTGCTTACAATTAATTGTTCTGTGACCATGGCCATACGTAACCCTGCTACATTTTACGGAATTCATGTCAGCTGCAGCCATGTGAATCTTTTCTTTTCAGAAATCACAGTTGCAATTGGCCAGGTGATTTTACCAGTGATGAATCAATTATATTCACAAGATTTTGATACCTACAGTCTACAGATAAACCTGCATTGTCCATGAAGCGATATTATTTTATTAGAGGACCAAACCATGACATAAGGAAAATAAATCAATCAAATGTTAGCCATTTTTTGTTTCGTATCATGTTCTTTAAACAACATTTGGTCAAAGTTTTCCTTAACCTGATGCTCTCAATCTCTTTACTTACACTTATGGATGCAGTTAAACAAATATTATCAACCAAAAAAGAGCCAGCGGGATATGTGTGTGAACCTGGATGGGCGTAGAGTCCCACTATATGGAGCTGGGGTAGCCTTCGTGCAATTAGATGGCAGTGACAGGATTCCACTGAAGTTGGACTTTGAGATTCTTTCACAGGGATATTTAGTTGGCAAGCTAGTGAAGACAAAGCGTCGGAAACACGTCTCTTGTTCCTTGATACTCAGTTCAAGAAGCATGAATGAAGTAAAATTCAAGCATGATTCCTGTTCATTTGATTGACTGCTGGTCCAATAAAATAGTACGTTATCATTTTGCATTTTTGAGGTTGCAACATCCACTCCGTTCTCCAAAATATGACTACAAAGGCTATCATAATGGTCTAAAGTGGCTAGATATTGCGTACTAGGACAATGTTGGTTCTTTACTTCTGACATCAAAAGTTCTCTCTCCTTGTCAGTTGCTTCAagaataattttcttcaatttgctgaGTCTTATCTAGAATAATAAAGTTTCAAAAGCTTAAAGCAACAGGATATGGGTATATTGATACAGACACCTTCCTAAGGTGCAACAACTCTGAAAAGTTTGGACAAGAGAGTGCTACTTAGGAAGGAAAAACAATGTGCTGAAGAGTTCACCCTCATGTCATTTTTTGTCGATTTTGTAGTACTTAGGAGCATTCTCCATTTCTTCTTGTTTTagcttttcttttccctttaagGTAAATCATGCATTCCTTTATTTTCAACGAGCAATATTTATTGGAACAACTTCTTCGCCCAATTCTGAGATGTTATACCACCCTAATGCTGATGAATAACCACAACTTGTTCCCAATGTTGGGATCAGAAAACAGTGTAGAATGGCTGGCTAGCTCTTGGAAGCTTCTGTCAGATATACCATTAAACATATTATTGAAGTATGTGATGGAAGTTTGTTTGGTTACTCAGAAGATTACTAGGCATTTTTGCTCTATCTTATCGCTCTCTCACCTGCTAGAACAAATTACAACATTGAAACAATTCATTACGACGTGCTAGCTGTAGCATGACCCGTCACTACTTTTGCTATGTCTTTTCATCGGTGCAATGTTTGATCATTGTTTATGTCCAATAAAGCAACATGAATCTTGGATGACTTTCAACAGAAGACTAGCCAGTTGTAGACTCGTTCTTGTAGAAATATAGGACGAAAAAACATTGAATGTGGTCATTAACAATACATAATCATAAGTCAAGTAGTCTGTGACTGGCTAGCTGATGCTTCCATGAGTAAAAACATGCATAGCCAGCTCCCTCTTGTAGAATTGCTAGCGATTCTCAGTATTTGTAGTAAAGCATCGGCTAAGCTGTCTCTTAGGGACTTTGTACCTTAATTACATTGCTTAGACAATATGCTCTTAACATCTTAATCAAGTTGTTTACAAATGCCCTTAACAATGTTATGAAGATAATTCACTTAAAATTCAGAATTTGTCAGTTGAGACTTGAGAGAGAACTATTGGACAATGCTGCTCTTGGGACATACTCAGGTCGAATGCACCTTCATTATATTCAGTTTGAATAGCTCAAAGTACATCACAAACACAACTAAAAATTACCAACAAGGGAGTGAAATCTGATATTATATTGAAAGGTACATGTCAACAATAACACTACAAGTCATCAGCTGAACTTGGCAGTCAATTCGTGCGAAAGTGAGCCTCTTCTTGCGAAGTGAAAAATTGGTGAAGATAACTCCAATGAGCCATCAATTTGCAATGCTTCTCCATCTCATACTAAATTGAGTTTTTAACTGCCTCTTTTACCCTCTATATTATTACTAACGTTTatctatttttctcttctttataTCTATGTTATGGACCTTACCTATATATTattcaaaatgaaaaataagaaatagtaAACAAACATATAAGTTAATGAAGTTGATTAATAACAAAAATGAGAGGAATAAAACAATATTGAATAAATAATTTGCTCGTATcagtaattttataaataagtcaTTGAATTTCCTTGACACGAGGGAAGAAGTTAGTATAGAGGTAAAGCGggttcaagaattattttaggTCACAAGTTCAAAATCCTAGCtatgatattttagtattttcttttaatcctcttttatgAAGTTCTGGATCAGCAACTGAGAACATGTACTTAAATATATACTTAAAGCACATTATATAAAAGTAACGATCATAACAATAATGgcagattttttaaaaattcttagAAGGACTACTATTTAATTTTAAGGAACTTAAGTTACAATTTATAATAACCCATAGCTGTTATAAAATAAAGCTAAAAGTAACAATATGAaacaagaaagtaaaaaagaaatacaGAGAGCAAGAGATAGCTgttcttatttcttttatatgttttccAGGTATCTGAAGTATGAGCTCttatgcctctatttatagtgttACATAGAGGCATACAAAAGGTAGCCAGCCATAAACATGACATTAACTATGAAGGTTATTGGGGAAGATCATGGGGGAAGTAGGAGACATGGCCTTAGGCCTTTGAGATTATGGAGGATATGGAGATTTATATCTAGAGTGGTGGACATTACACTAATTATTTCGTAACAGTCTCCCTTGGATGTTCATGCCTTGATAGATAATGTATCTCGTTAAAACATTACTAGGAAAAAATCCTAGTGGAGGAAAAATAGTacaaatatcttgtaatatgcaTTGGcagctgcctcattaaaaaccttgccagaAAAATTCAATGGGACAAAACctcggctaaaaaaaaaaacagtacaGCGTGCGTTATACTCCCCTGATTAAAACATCACTTAATTCTTATAGATGATGCCTTCCAATCTTACATACCAGGTTTCCAAATGTTAATATTGGCATTGTCTTTTTGAACAAATCACATTCGTGAAGATGTTGCATCCTTGAGCTCATCTCGATATATCATTTACTTGCTTCACGATTATTGTTATATTTGTATGATTTGCGtaattagaaaataattaacttAGTAGATAAACATAAATATAGCAACGGcccataagaaaataaatattttgcaATCGAACGttatggagatcaaataatctTCGTGCATATTCATAACCAAAAAAACCTTGACTCTATTTGTTAGAATAAACAAGTTGATATCAATAGTTTCTTTTGCAGTGTATGATCGATTATGT is a window of Lycium ferocissimum isolate CSIRO_LF1 chromosome 12, AGI_CSIRO_Lferr_CH_V1, whole genome shotgun sequence DNA encoding:
- the LOC132040832 gene encoding uncharacterized protein LOC132040832, producing MMNMNMNGRDECYYNVSTETSSSLTSPKAAVYYVLSPSRDSQEDVDKSLSSIQITPNDSPSHSSSYGRHSSRDSSSSRISGNWRWGYNRRRGWQECPIIEEDLDYDHINQAYSRTCLFFILLMGFGVLFCLVIWGASKPYQPHITMKALRVHNFYYGQGADSTGVPTKLLTINCSVTMAIRNPATFYGIHVSCSHVNLFFSEITVAIGQLNKYYQPKKSQRDMCVNLDGRRVPLYGAGVAFVQLDGSDRIPLKLDFEILSQGYLVGKLVKTKRRKHVSCSLILSSRSMNEVKFKHDSCSFD